A window from Candidatus Bathyarchaeota archaeon encodes these proteins:
- a CDS encoding DUF1616 domain-containing protein has product MHQQQPTSEQDPSKRLIQSIRCSCKNIFLIFYFKKIKESTLKPLKWLLIIVVFTALTLLATYLLAVPSGQEFSASLIPRYILSFVFISFLPGYCLVNILFVGKNQLDIVEEIVLSVALSFALAGLMGLFLGLSPIGINLNSIAVSLSILVLTLSVVAFVRKTKSLGKLDVHSP; this is encoded by the coding sequence TTGCATCAGCAGCAGCCGACCTCGGAACAAGACCCCTCGAAGAGACTCATCCAATCTATAAGATGTTCATGTAAAAACATCTTCCTTATTTTTTATTTTAAAAAAATAAAGGAATCTACTCTGAAACCTCTCAAATGGCTCCTAATAATCGTCGTTTTCACAGCGCTAACCTTACTTGCTACTTATCTTTTGGCGGTTCCAAGCGGCCAAGAATTCTCCGCCAGCCTCATCCCACGCTATATCCTTAGCTTTGTGTTCATCTCTTTTCTGCCCGGTTATTGTCTTGTGAATATTTTGTTTGTCGGCAAGAACCAACTGGATATAGTTGAAGAAATAGTGCTTTCCGTCGCGTTAAGTTTCGCTTTAGCTGGCTTAATGGGATTATTTTTGGGACTCTCCCCCATAGGCATCAATCTAAACTCGATAGCGGTTTCCCTGAGCATTCTTGTGTTGACGCTTTCAGTAGTTGCGTTTGTAAGGAAAACAAAAAGCTTAGGAAAGCTTGATGTGCATAGCCCTTAG
- a CDS encoding cobalamin-dependent protein (Presence of a B(12) (cobalamin)-binding domain implies dependence on cobalamin itself, in one of its several forms, or in some unusual lineages, dependence on a cobalamin-like analog.), with the protein MKVTLINPPYPPHVHSHPPFIPLGLAYLAAVAEKEGHEISVIDCQAEHLTSDLFRARMSKESPEVVGVTATTLLYKSAMQLIDIAKELHPNATTMLGGSHGTFWDENALNEYPSLDIVVRREGEATFVELLEKLQHNEPLTNVLGITYRQKDGAIRRTEDRPLIQDLDALPFPAHHLMPMENLKRMGKILIPLMSSRGCVFWCDFCSTVRMFGRGYRWRSAKNVVDEMQLVHDKYGVDQVTFYDDAFSVDRNRVLKICEELHTRKLNMMWDCGTRVDMVDRELLKTMKDAGCIAVWMGVESGSEAILGAMHKKIKLDQTLDSFKTAQQVGLMTIANVVLGFPGETEETAKATINFVKKVNPDDVGFYVATPYPGTPMYEQVIKNGWLRVTDFDKFDTAGPTFETPQLSMEKLAELRYKAYQQFYLRPGYVFKMMRKGGTYGISAVKTSAAYALRAMHIKLS; encoded by the coding sequence GTGAAAGTTACTCTTATCAATCCTCCCTATCCGCCACATGTCCACTCCCACCCCCCGTTCATCCCCTTGGGGCTAGCATATCTGGCTGCAGTCGCCGAAAAAGAAGGCCACGAAATCAGCGTCATCGACTGCCAAGCTGAACATTTAACCAGTGACCTCTTCCGCGCCCGCATGAGCAAAGAATCCCCCGAAGTCGTCGGCGTCACCGCAACGACTCTGCTTTACAAGTCCGCGATGCAACTAATCGACATCGCCAAAGAACTCCACCCCAACGCAACAACCATGCTGGGCGGCAGTCACGGCACATTTTGGGACGAAAACGCCCTCAACGAATACCCAAGCCTAGACATCGTGGTCCGCCGAGAAGGAGAAGCAACCTTCGTTGAACTTTTAGAAAAACTCCAACACAACGAACCCCTAACAAACGTATTAGGCATAACCTATCGCCAAAAAGACGGAGCCATCCGCCGCACCGAAGACCGCCCACTCATACAAGACCTCGACGCCCTACCCTTCCCCGCACATCACCTGATGCCAATGGAAAACCTCAAACGCATGGGCAAAATCCTCATCCCCCTCATGTCAAGCCGCGGCTGCGTGTTTTGGTGCGACTTCTGCAGCACCGTGCGCATGTTCGGCAGAGGCTACCGCTGGCGCAGCGCCAAAAACGTCGTCGACGAAATGCAACTTGTCCACGACAAATATGGCGTAGACCAAGTCACCTTCTACGACGACGCCTTCTCAGTTGACCGAAACCGAGTCCTAAAAATCTGCGAAGAACTCCACACACGCAAACTAAACATGATGTGGGACTGCGGCACCCGCGTAGACATGGTTGACCGCGAACTGCTAAAAACCATGAAAGACGCAGGCTGCATCGCTGTATGGATGGGCGTTGAATCCGGTTCCGAAGCCATCCTTGGCGCAATGCACAAAAAAATCAAACTCGACCAAACCCTTGATTCCTTCAAAACCGCACAACAAGTCGGCTTAATGACCATCGCAAACGTCGTTTTGGGCTTCCCAGGCGAAACAGAAGAAACCGCCAAAGCCACCATAAACTTCGTCAAAAAAGTCAACCCCGACGACGTCGGCTTCTACGTAGCAACCCCCTACCCCGGTACACCCATGTATGAGCAGGTCATCAAAAATGGCTGGTTACGTGTTACTGACTTTGACAAATTCGACACGGCAGGTCCCACTTTTGAGACCCCGCAGCTTAGCATGGAGAAACTTGCCGAACTCCGCTATAAAGCCTACCAACAATTCTATCTACGTCCAGGCTACGTGTTTAAGATGATGCGAAAAGGCGGAACTTACGGGATTTCTGCAGTGAAAACTTCAGCGGCATATGCCCTAAGGGCTATGCACATCAAGCTTTCCTAA
- a CDS encoding glycosyltransferase family 39 protein — translation MKVSFNSIAAWVRAGVNRWRLAFLAFALVYGLILIFGIPPIGGLAVMPVQWDEVGNLNAGILLLRGNLEQYAAWNNFYPPLYSVLIAGFYSVGGVGVFTGRLVSVAFSLLSMGVVFEFTLRFYGAKTALLASAFLAVIPGYVLLSRMGMIETTLLFFFTLTLASFFVWLTKHQTKFLALSIVAFALGVATKYQTVIALVVAAVALAVLGRGYLMEKFRTVPRLILAVLAVVVPLAALFYGLYSAGMLNQWLYALNIGNPDKSLYSTGVGRFPSWYDGLPSWVQVPIFYLIELAAQYPTVHPISVVLYVLGLAGLVGLALRHKTQDKYLLIWFIVVYVFFTAIPNREWRYLIPLFPVLAIAASNLVVSGLGWLQKTWRLPHLSVPKRMLMQGAACGLIAVTLVGFAFSVGDAYSISENYQVELPIGDAVSYVTSHLSEGENVMVLCPFNLMDQSIVWFYLNQNSPTPIGVYQFPAEPVDTYTPNFNMTQLINQCEANHIKYLLVDEYGGAKYHYFGTTLSFPDFNQTLMATGRFHYEPTVFWEEPGRIFVLTFS, via the coding sequence TTGAAGGTCAGCTTTAATTCGATTGCGGCTTGGGTTAGGGCTGGCGTGAACCGTTGGCGTCTCGCCTTTTTGGCATTCGCGTTAGTTTACGGGCTGATATTGATTTTCGGTATCCCCCCAATCGGCGGTTTAGCCGTGATGCCTGTGCAGTGGGATGAAGTCGGCAACCTCAACGCAGGCATCCTGCTACTGCGTGGCAACTTGGAGCAGTATGCGGCATGGAACAATTTCTATCCGCCTCTCTACAGCGTTCTCATTGCAGGCTTCTACTCTGTGGGCGGCGTGGGCGTCTTTACGGGGCGACTTGTCTCAGTAGCATTTTCGCTGCTGTCTATGGGAGTGGTTTTCGAGTTTACCCTGCGATTTTACGGTGCTAAAACTGCATTGCTTGCCAGCGCCTTTCTAGCGGTAATACCTGGCTATGTGCTGCTTAGCCGCATGGGTATGATAGAAACCACCCTGCTCTTTTTCTTCACGTTGACGTTGGCGTCGTTTTTTGTTTGGTTAACCAAGCATCAAACCAAGTTTCTAGCGCTAAGCATCGTGGCTTTTGCTTTGGGCGTGGCAACGAAGTATCAGACGGTGATTGCGCTTGTGGTGGCGGCGGTGGCTTTGGCGGTTTTAGGGCGGGGCTATTTGATGGAGAAGTTCCGCACGGTTCCCCGTTTAATTTTGGCTGTTTTGGCGGTGGTGGTGCCGTTGGCGGCGCTGTTTTATGGATTGTATTCAGCAGGGATGCTAAATCAGTGGCTCTATGCCTTAAACATCGGCAACCCCGACAAATCCCTCTACAGCACGGGCGTTGGACGTTTCCCCTCTTGGTATGATGGGTTGCCGAGTTGGGTGCAGGTGCCCATCTTCTACCTCATCGAATTAGCCGCACAATACCCCACAGTGCATCCCATCTCGGTGGTGCTTTACGTTTTGGGGTTGGCAGGGCTGGTGGGTTTAGCGCTAAGACACAAAACCCAAGACAAATACCTGCTCATCTGGTTCATCGTCGTCTACGTCTTCTTCACAGCCATCCCGAACAGGGAGTGGCGCTACCTTATTCCGCTGTTTCCTGTTTTGGCGATTGCGGCTTCGAATTTGGTTGTGTCGGGGTTGGGTTGGTTGCAGAAGACTTGGCGGCTGCCTCATTTGAGTGTGCCCAAGAGGATGTTGATGCAGGGGGCTGCGTGCGGCTTAATCGCTGTTACTTTAGTTGGTTTTGCGTTTAGCGTAGGCGACGCATATAGCATTTCTGAGAATTATCAGGTCGAATTGCCCATCGGGGACGCGGTTAGCTATGTCACAAGCCACCTCTCCGAGGGCGAAAACGTTATGGTGCTTTGCCCCTTCAACTTGATGGACCAAAGCATCGTCTGGTTCTACCTCAACCAAAACTCCCCCACACCCATCGGAGTGTATCAGTTTCCAGCGGAGCCCGTGGACACCTACACGCCGAATTTCAACATGACGCAGCTCATCAACCAATGCGAAGCCAACCACATAAAATACCTCTTAGTCGACGAGTATGGCGGCGCGAAGTATCATTATTTTGGTACAACCCTCTCGTTCCCCGATTTCAACCAGACATTGATGGCGACGGGCAGATTCCACTATGAACCCACGGTGTTTTGGGAGGAGCCGGGGCGAATTTTTGTTTTAACATTTTCATGA